A part of Oncorhynchus masou masou isolate Uvic2021 unplaced genomic scaffold, UVic_Omas_1.1 unplaced_scaffold_14213, whole genome shotgun sequence genomic DNA contains:
- the LOC135530790 gene encoding small histidine-alanine-rich protein-like, with the protein MKTKGHHQANDTMKTKGHHQANNTMRTKGHYQANNTIKTKEHHQAKDTMKTKGHHQANDTMKTKGHRQANNTIKTREHHQANDTMKTKEHHQANDTMKTKGHHQGNNTIKTKEHHQANDTMRTKGHHQANDTMKTKGHRQANNTIKTKEHRQANDTMKTKEHHQANDTMKTKELSKEARDNVVE; encoded by the coding sequence atgaagaccaaggggcaccaccaagcaaacgacaccatgaagaccaaggggcaccaccaagcaaacaACACCATGAGGACCAAGGGGCACTACCAAGCAAACAACACCATAAAGACCAAGGAGCACCACCAAGCAAaggacaccatgaagaccaaggggcaccaccaagcaaacgacaccatgaagaccaaggggcACCGCCAAGCAAACAACACCATAAAGACCAGGGAGCACCACCAAGCAaacgacaccatgaagaccaaggagcaccaccaagcaaacgacaccatgaagaccaaggggcaccaccaaggaAACAACACCATAAAGACCAAGGAGCACCACCAAGCAAACGACACCATGAGgaccaaggggcaccaccaagcaaacgacaccatgaagaccaaggggcACCGCCAAGCAAACAACACCATAAAGACCAAGGAGCACCGCCAAGCAaacgacaccatgaagaccaaggagcaccaccaagcaaacgacaccatgaagaccaaggagctctccaaagaGGCCAGGGACaacgttgtggagaa